Proteins encoded by one window of Flavobacterium sp. N502540:
- a CDS encoding J domain-containing protein produces MDYIDYYKVLEITKSATEAEIKKAYRKLARKYHPDLNPNDKEAEKKFKEINEANEVLSNPENRKKYDKYGKDWKHADEFEKAGYDPNQQQYSRQQQGNQSYTDFGGGNFSESDFSDFFNSMYGSSGRSSRGQAKYRGQDFNAELQLDLASAYTTHKQNLSVNGKNIRITIPAGVENGQIIKIPNHGAPGANGGPNGDLYITFLIENDSDFKREGNNLYADVELDLYTAILGGEIFVKTFDGKVKIKVPAETQPGTKVKLKGKGFPVYKKENQFGDLYITYTIKTPTQLSEKEKELFEELAKLRNHEQ; encoded by the coding sequence ATGGATTATATTGATTATTACAAAGTATTAGAAATCACAAAATCTGCAACTGAAGCTGAAATCAAAAAGGCTTATCGAAAACTGGCGCGAAAATACCATCCTGATTTAAACCCCAATGACAAGGAAGCGGAGAAAAAATTCAAAGAAATAAATGAGGCTAACGAAGTTTTAAGTAATCCCGAAAATCGTAAAAAATACGACAAGTACGGAAAAGACTGGAAACATGCCGACGAGTTTGAAAAAGCAGGTTACGATCCTAATCAACAGCAATATTCCAGACAACAGCAAGGCAATCAAAGCTACACTGATTTTGGTGGCGGAAACTTTTCCGAAAGTGATTTCTCTGATTTCTTCAATTCTATGTACGGTTCTTCAGGGAGAAGTTCCAGAGGTCAGGCAAAATACAGAGGTCAGGATTTTAATGCCGAATTACAGTTAGATTTAGCATCCGCTTACACGACTCACAAGCAGAATCTAAGTGTTAATGGCAAAAATATCCGAATCACCATTCCGGCCGGAGTGGAAAACGGACAGATTATTAAAATTCCAAATCATGGTGCACCCGGTGCAAATGGTGGTCCAAATGGCGATTTATACATCACTTTTTTAATTGAGAATGATTCCGATTTTAAGCGGGAAGGCAATAATTTATATGCCGATGTTGAACTCGATTTATACACCGCTATTTTAGGTGGAGAAATTTTTGTTAAGACTTTTGACGGAAAAGTAAAAATAAAAGTCCCGGCCGAAACTCAGCCCGGAACTAAAGTAAAATTAAAAGGCAAAGGTTTTCCGGTATACAAAAAAGAGAATCAGTTTGGTGATTTATACATTACTTACACTATAAAAACTCCAACACAACTGTCTGAAAAAGAAAAAGAATTATTTGAAGAACTAG